gtggagaagtgtgtgtgtgtgtgtgtgtgtggggagggggggggattGGTACTGCAGCTGGGTTTTTATGCTGTTTTAATTTACTGAGGAGATTCCCAAGCCTCAGTGACAGGCTGGGACAGGTTGgggctcaaacacacacatacacacactgaaagaGACAAAGACCTTTAGTTACTGAATCTTAAactgtcaacacacacacacacacacacacatgtatctCTATTTTAGGTATATGTAAAAACAACATGTTCCATAAATGTAAGTGTGTATATGTTAAAATtagataaatgtaaatatctatAACTCTGTATGTATTAATATACATGTATACATGTGcctatgaattatatatatatatatatatatatatatatatatatatatatatatatatatatatatatatatatataattgtaattATATCCCACATGTTTCTAATATGCCCAcatgtaacaataataataataataataatatgccccatatatgcaaatgtctatatgtaattattatatattccaAATGTATTATGTATGTGAGAATCTATATGTAACAGTAATAggccccatatgtattatatacatgtTATAATAAGTTCTAATATGTCCCATATATGTAAATGTCTATGTGTAACaattataacacacacacacacacacacacacacacgcacacacacacacacatatgtatatatatatatatgggacaTAGACTTTTATGCAAGTATAGATATGTAAGTATCTACATGCCCCATATGTATAAGATGTATAAGTTTCTATGTTTCTATATATAATACTAATACCTCACTCTTACCCTCCACCCTCGGAAGTGTGTGAGATTAGTGCCAATCAGGTCCGTtcaagtcaaaagtttggactcaTCTGAGTGGACCGCCTGTTTTTCAGAATTTAAACCTTGATCTGATCTGAAGGCCTGAGACACTGGGCTGGTGTATAGCTGGTGTATGACTGTGTTAACACCTTTACTCCATATGTGAAAAAGtggcagaatgtgtgtgtgtgtgtgtgtgtgtgtaatttattTACCCACTGCTGCCATGCGCTAACAGACGCATGTCGATCTTAACCCAGCTTTCTTTCCGAGAGCCCGCTGGACGCCTAAACTAATGGCCTTGTGCTGCGTTCACTCGGCCTGCGCTGCAGATTACAACCTTCAGACTCGCTCTTCTGACAAATCCAGACATTCACCCGACTGAGGCCGAGAGAAAGAGACCATTTATCGGTGTGTTCTTCTCCTGCACCCccacacaccaccacacaccGCCTCCGCGCTTTCTTCCCTagaaaaaacacacatctgtgtcacaaagtgaccattttcatcttttgcaaGGACagtctattctctctctctctttctctgagtcGGTGGGTCTCTCGCCCCTTGATCCTGAACACATCTTCCGCCTGAAACACAAGTGAAACACAATAGTAGAGAAACAGGTTAGGGATGATCCTCTggaaaaaaaggaggaaaacaaaTGCAACCCCTGTGTTCTTACCTGTGttcaaataaacaaatcaacaaatcaataaatacaaatattaattacCATTCCTTATTGTAATACTAACACAATTATTAGTTATACATTAATTAGCAAACAGAGAGATGCAGTCTTGTGCAAAAGCTTTTCCACGTGTTTTTATTGGATGTGAGTGTAAATAAGCTGCATTCTGCACAGTCTAAAACATCCGGACTGTTTATTTGCCTTAATTTTACATATTAGAAAAagaggagctgtgttctgaaATTCAGTACATAAACAGAAGCTTTGTGCAGAGAAATGTTTGTTGGTTTCTTGTAGAAATAAAATGTTCACCTATTTATACTTCAAATGTGATTTGAATGgtgtgccattacttttgcataagactgtacagAGATACAGACGGacagaaatatatatagagatagatagatatagacagacagacagacagatatatatatatatatatatatatatatatatatatatatatatatatatatatatatatatatatatatacacacacatatagagatacctaaataaatagatagttaaaaaaaaaaaaaaaaaaaaaaaatatatatatatatatatatatatatatatatataaatatatagagagagagagagagtgtgttaaaaagacagaaatacagatccatatatatttaaacaaataacCTTGTTATAGTAATATTAAAAATGCTCTGTAACCATAGAACAGACATTGTGAAAATATCAGACCAGGCAAAAACCAAATAATTCACGTATACTCATTTTATTCTGCCTTAAGCATTTTAATTTCAACcttaaaatgtcaaaaagaaaatctagacaTTTATAATTTTAAGactttttaatcaataattacTGGTTTAagagtgtttatatatatatatatatatatatatatatatacttttaaagCTGTGACTTTAGTCCATCGCTGCAAATTTGGTGAAACATTCCTAGAACCCAGTGCAGTGCACGTCGGTCACAATGCCACGAGTCTGGCCAAACTCTGGCTATTACGTCTGACCTAATCGTTCTAACAGTCCAGCTAGCACAAATCAGCCAACCCACTGTTCTCCTGTCAAAACATCAGAACCACATAACAGGATCAGAATCTGACCTAAAAAACCTACGGCAACCCGTCCGGTAGTTCGGGCCCACCTGATCCGACATGTGCTTCTCACAATCTGAAAGACTCTTTGATCTGGAGGCTTATCGTCGGCGCCGAGAAAACAAAGCCTTAGAGAACTTTCCAGGAGAAGGGCAAAGCAGGGCTGGAAGAGAAGAGTGTACTGgtctgtttattgtttttttagaatataaaacttttaaaaagctgaaacttttattttttaatttttgtttctttaaacATCTACAAAGAAACTAAGACCGGAATACAACATGAATTTGGAATTTCaatgtcattttcagtgtaCCAGCTTTCACTGCTGCCTCCAGGCCAACAAGGGTTCTGAAGAATAGAAAATCTAACATACAGGTTGGAtttcttctttaatatttttgtttttagtaatTCTAtgtccagttttttttatttccccctAAAACGTAAAACACAGCACAAATAAAGTGGTCGTAAGAAtgatccaaacttttgactgattATGTGCTCAGAAACCCAGCCTGGAAAGCCAAGCCTTCCTCTCCTGGAGGTTCTTCCACGGCCTTGTGCAGAAAGAATAAGAGCTCCAGCACAATGCTGCAAGAATGAACGGCAGGCAgatggagctgtgtgtgtgtgtgtgtgtgtgtgtgtgtaagagagataTCGGCAGTGTCGACTGGCCTTGCACGTATAAACCCACACAGGGAAAACTGAATTGCACCAAGAATggcattcacacactcacaaataaCCTGTTACCTCGCCTCACAgctaaaaacaatataaataaaaaacccaCAAAGCAGCAGAAAGACTCATAAGCTTAATGCCAACCAACAAGCTTCCCAACCTCACAAAAACACCCATTATTCAAGTGTCTGAAAGCAAACCGCCTCGAAACCACGGCGGCCTTTTGTGCGAGACGCCCGCAATCATCTGCGCAGTAAAAACGGCTGCACAAacgaagaggaggaagaagaagaagaagaagacactTTTATCTTATGAAATTTCACCCGGCCTACCCATCTACCCATCTACCCTCCTACCCTCAGCCGTACATCAACCGGACCTGACGCCAGAAAACTGGAGGATTTGAAACCCAGCTGAAACTTTTCCTAATTTAAGCTAAAAATGTGGACAAAGCAGGAAATCCTAAAGCAGGAAATTTGTCCTTTAGGATTTGCAAAAGCAAACAGGCACCTGAACTCAGAGACTccagtgtttatgtttatgttaaaaaaaacaataaaaataatattaataacttttttttggtttgttttacattttagatttttttgttgttgttgtctttataataaaaaaatataaagttGGTTTGGCACAAAATAGGTAGACACATTTCAGAAAGATGCTCTgtaaaaaacaattaaacatTATAGTAAGAAATTTGATATTACACAAATATTTTTCAACAAAATATGATTAAaaaagttgttctttatattgaaTCAGAATTTcgggatgaacggaccaatagaaatgctccgaagtgccttggaataaaatcttttttcattgacttccattgaaagttaagcagtttttttcctcctcctgtaaagttgttatTTTAGTCAGACGACGAAGTAGAATTTGTGAAGCTTAGCATAGAAAACAACCTAATTTCAGTGGAGGAGATCTGAACTGTGTCCAGTCAGACTTCAAAGCAGTTTTCATAAAATAAGGAGAGGATTTACATTAATAATCTAATGATCATTAATGACTAAAATCTgataaaatgttaataaagttaatgctaaagttaaaagagtgtgtgtgtgtgtgtgtgtgtgtgtgtgtgtgtgtgtgtgtttgtgtgtgtgtggcaggaacaaaaaaacaaaaacaaaaaaaagaagatgctggacttatttttctttttttttgcagtcatatataatatatatccaCATTCGTACCACAGGTCACAAAGGTCAATGGTCAACATGATTCAAGAACAACAGTGGCGGGAAGTTTCCTCCCCTACATTCActctttgcattatttgcaaATAGACTAATGATCTATTTATTACAGACGTGAAataatttacaataaaataacatttttttttagttacaGTTCTCAATTGTTTCCTTTCCTTTTATACTACAATAATTTCACCCCCGGCATCAGTTTCCGTCCCTCCGTCTTCACGCTGGGTGAAGAATCTCCTTTTctccagtttttgttttttgtttgtttttttgtagaaagattgggggaaaaaaatgaggaaaaaattgTTCCATATTGGTGTcaattgtgtgtttgtttgtttgtttatttgttgttttgccttttctttattttcctcgCCTGCGGCAAAACGTCTAGTCCAGAAAATCCAGGCCAATCCTACAGAATCTCCAGGATGCAACAGaagccccccctctctccccaggacgcctctctctcctctctcttttcaccTCGGAGCGCCGCGAGGGGGAAGGTTTAACGCTCGTGTTGGAAAAACAAACCAAAGAAATGAAAAATTTCAAATAAAACCCACAGAACAAAACATGGAAACTCAGGACTACATCTCCAGTACCATCGCAAAAACACGCAAAGAGCAAAGACTGCATATTCAAAGACATTAACACACAGATCGAGACAGCCTCCGAGAACTCATACAGGAGCAGAAACGGGAAAACCCTCACGAAACCAGTTAGGAATGACAGTGCAGGGGGACAGGAGCGGGACTGGAGCAGGACAGAAGCAAGACAGGAGCAGGACTAAAGCGGGACAGGAGCAGGACAGGAGCAGGACTAAAGCGGGACAGGAGCAGGACAGGAGCGGGACAGGAGCAGGACAGGAGCAGGACAGAAGCGAGACAGGAGCAGGACTAAAGCGGGACAGGAGCAGGACTAAAGCGGGACAGGAGCAGGACTAAAGCGGGACAGTAGCGAGACAGGAGCGGGACAGGCGCGGGACAGCCGGATGACTACAAACTTCAATTTCTAAATTTGagccaaaaacagaaaaataaacaaaaccaacCTGTGGCTGCGAACCCATAACCTGGTGATGTAAACAATACGCTTATCATATCCAGCTTCCATCAGTACGGCCTCGCTGTGCAGCTCAGTGTACGCCGGAATCTGAAGACGTGATTTCGAGCTCTGGGGGATCGTTTTAATCAAATCTACAGGAGTAGCTTCCGCTGGACATCCTGTACAGTCCAACTGGAGTCTGCAATATTGGTTGGTTTTGATATCAGGGGTCTTATTAATCAGTAGCCAGTAGCTGCTCTCactgattcagtatccagtacCTACTTACTGATTCAGTAGCCAGTAGCTACTTACTGATTCAGTAGCCAGTAGCTACTCTCactgattcagtatccagtacCTACTTACTGATTCAGTAGCCAGTAGCTACTTACTGATTCAGTAGCCAGTAGCTACTCTCACTGATTCAGTAGCCAGTAGCTACTCTCactgattcagtatccagtagCTACTTactgattcagtatccagtagCTACTTactgattcagtatccagtagCTACTTactgattcagtatccagtagCTACTTACTGATTTAGTATCCAGTAGCTACTCTTactgattcagtatccagtagCTACTTactgattcagtatccagtagctacttactgacttactgattcagtatccagtagCTACTCTTACCGATTCAGTATCCAGTAGctacttactgacttactgattcagtatccagtagCTACTCTAACCGATTCAGTATCCAGCAGCTACTCTCACTGATTCAGTAGCCAGTAGGTACTCTCACCGATTCAGTATCCAGCAGCTACTCTCACTGATTCAGTACCCAGCAGCTACTCTCACTGATTCAGTAGCCAGTAGGTACTCTCACCGATTCAGTATCCAGCAGCTACTCTCACTGATTCAGTAGCCAGTAGGTACTCTCACCGATTCAGTACCCAGCAGCTACTCTCactgattcagtatccagtagCTACTTAATGATTCAGTAGCCAGTAGCTACTGTATATTaaatgggtttattctaatgttgtatagagttaattacaggtagacactctcactgaccactgactttatgtttattaggctTTAGTTGAGCTGTAAACAGTTTCTGTGACTGCCTAAGACTTTTTGCACAGTAATTATATAATGCACATCATATTACAGTGTAGATTATATATCTGTATTATTGTATAGatttattttagaatatttGCACAGCACTGTCCATAACTCAGTACTATGAGACTATGAGTGTAGGTTCTggagctgtgagtgtgaggaatAGCAGCAGCCCCACAGGCCTGATCCGAGTCACTGTTCAGCTCTGTAAGACCATGTTTGGCAGTCTAGCGCAGGGTGTTTTTCAGGGCTGACTAACATAAAATCATGTTGGAAAACGTTGTCCCCGAAATCACAGCGTCTTTTCCCCTTGCTACACATCCTTACTTTCCGATTTGGGTGCTGAGACTCTAAATTAGTGCAAGAAGCTCCTGTTTCCGCGAGAGAGAAGCGCGAGTTGGCTTTTCCGCGACCTTCCGACAACGTGAGGAATTTGAAAGAAGAAACAAAACCCCTAAAAACATAAAAGCGcgagactgactgactgactgactgactgacggaCTCACAACCACGGCACGGACGACACGCAGACAGAGATTTTCTGTTTCttaaataaaaccaaaaacaagaaaacaggGAAGAAGTTCAAGAGCCAAAAACAAACGTGGAAACATTTCAAAAACAGGAAAATTGAGAAATTCAAAAATTTCAGAcgcaaaaaaaagaaggaaaggaaCAGAGATCATTCCAGAACTTTCTTGTCCAGCACTTCTTTGCCATTGGTCCGCGAGTAGGGCTCGAACGCAGACGAGCTGAGGTACCGCGCCGACAGTTCCTGCAGGTTGCCGGCCAGCGAGCCGGCCATGGCCAGCGGCCCGGAGGAGGAGATCCTGGAAGCCACGGATGCCACGGAACCCAGCAGCGATGGCACAGGGAAGCTGAACAGGCTGTGGGGGGCCGGGGGCGACCCCTGCAGCCCAGACACCGCCGTCCCAGAGCTGGTCGCTGCCGGCAATGGGGGGCTCCCGGCTGCCGAACCCGACCCGGATGCACTTCCGGTTCCGCCGCCGCTTGCGCCGGAGGACACGCCGTTTGCGGTGATGCCGAGGGTGGGTGCGCGCAAGGCCGAGCCACAGTGGGGCAGGAGGCCTGGCAGCCCTGGGGGGGTCAGGAGACGACCCTGCTCCAGCAGCCGCAGCACACTACAGGTGGCAGCAGTCTCGGACACGACAGAGCGGAGCTCCGAGTCTTTACCCTGATCTTTCTTCTGCTTCGTGCGACGGTTCTGGAACCACACCTTCACCTGGGGGGCGGACCcaaataaagtcagtggtcagtgagagtgtctacctgtaattaactctacataacattagaataaacccaaataaacataaagccagtggtcagtgagagtgtctacctgtaattaactctatataacattagaataaacccaaacaaacaaagtgtGCCATTATTCCTTTTTATTTAACCACATTACAACCTTTCTTTCTCTAAAGTGTCTCTAAATGTGCTATTTGTGTGCCTTTAAGTTGTATGTAAATACCCTctactctgattggctgcccatATATTGTCTGCTCTTATTCGAAAAGCAGGCTGAAATACTCTTCTATTACTTCATAACTTCAGCCTGAACGTACCTCTGTCAACCAAAACTGGCGTGGGCTCAATGCTCAGAtatctgtaaatgtgttgtgtgcatttttgtgacatcacaaaatcgTGAATATGAAGCCGTTTCTGCAGCTTAGCTGCCATATATGGACTATATGCATTGCCATACGTGGGGGTGAGCGCCACAGTAACCCAGTACCTGACACTGATACTGGTACTGCCCATCTGACCGATGATTTAACAGCTGCATTTCCACGGCTAGCTAAACTGGACTGCCTTTTTTAATTCAGTTGCACAAACAAATAGTCAATAAATCAGTGAGCCAGTCAACTCTCCAGTAAGTTCACTGTATT
The Salminus brasiliensis chromosome 10, fSalBra1.hap2, whole genome shotgun sequence genome window above contains:
- the vax1 gene encoding ventral anterior homeobox 1; translation: MDVRYSQEPEPGMVLKNGLKEGGKEGKEPHQGNLSKTLLKEPQESFGPSGAVENHEKSRTSSGDPDYCRRILVRDAKGSIREIILPKGLDLDRPKRTRTSFTAEQLYRLEMEFQRCQYVVGRERTELARQLNLSETQVKVWFQNRRTKQKKDQGKDSELRSVVSETAATCSVLRLLEQGRLLTPPGLPGLLPHCGSALRAPTLGITANGVSSGASGGGTGSASGSGSAAGSPPLPAATSSGTAVSGLQGSPPAPHSLFSFPVPSLLGSVASVASRISSSGPLAMAGSLAGNLQELSARYLSSSAFEPYSRTNGKEVLDKKVLE